The following are encoded in a window of Flavobacterium cupriresistens genomic DNA:
- a CDS encoding helix-turn-helix domain-containing protein produces the protein MENVLNRFSSNLQNPDNEKLLTREETAKMLSVSLVTLWDWTRKDLIPAYRIGNKVRYKKSEVFEALQKMNKFQA, from the coding sequence ATGGAAAACGTACTAAATAGATTTTCCAGTAATTTACAAAATCCAGATAACGAAAAACTCTTAACTAGAGAGGAAACAGCTAAAATGTTATCTGTTTCGCTTGTAACCTTGTGGGACTGGACTCGAAAAGACCTTATTCCCGCTTACCGCATCGGCAACAAAGTTCGCTACAAAAAAAGTGAAGTTTTTGAAGCGTTACAGAAAATGAATAAATTTCAAGCTTAA
- a CDS encoding TonB-dependent receptor, which produces MQFKRFFLTILFAVVYSTVYAQNDSNTSLTGYVLGDDSQPLVGAAIQLQKTATIVHSNHSGKFVFENMAPGKYGLIVSMNEYQSQEIAVVVKKNLKEKIVVTLSSNSVALNSVDLFTKTVETKVREQPFAVSVINTKKLAERDVDLNRLMDGTSGIRVQETGGMGSEFNYSINGLSGKAVKIFIDGIPMESFGSSFSINNFAINTIDRIEVYKGVTPVALGADALGGSINLVSRTRLKNYLDLSQTIGTFNTYRTALSGKWRAKSGFTVQTNSFYNYSDNNYQVWGPTVEVAEADGRVVPGYPRFRRFNDDYKSYTIKTDVGFTNVKWADVFLFGLTLSDQDRGIQTGRTMAYVYGDVRYKEKFVMPSVRYSKKGFLFSNLNVDLYASINKLRGTTTDTSSYKYNWRGEPTGTVANGELGGHKASKSIYSFQDNTRLARVNFAYQIKSNQQVNFNYVFSGISRKGSDAIATAEWTIPFRNPQDLNKHIAGLSYEITSFNDRWSNVFFAKYFAYNANTVDYDYKNGASQELIYLNTKDNVSTFGYASKLLLPNEYTVKVSVENAARLPEAAELLGNGNTILNAPDLQPERSFNANASLQKTIDSDTQHLNLGFNLFFRNTKNLIWLAEGDLFGTARYENLGKIQTLGVEFEANYARQQWFELAFNFTYQDIRNMQRFETNGARNYVYQDRLRNTPYLMGNAEVRLFLDHLFQMKHKISFFASTHYVHQYYLGWPSLGAPPDKLYVPTQFVQDAGLGYTFGEGRYSLNAVCRNLFDKQVYDNYLLQKPGRFFSLKLRYLLQ; this is translated from the coding sequence ATGCAATTTAAAAGATTTTTTTTAACGATCCTTTTTGCGGTCGTATATTCTACAGTTTATGCTCAAAATGACAGTAATACCAGTCTTACGGGGTATGTACTGGGTGACGATAGTCAGCCTCTGGTGGGCGCTGCAATACAACTGCAAAAAACGGCTACCATAGTGCATAGTAATCATTCAGGGAAATTCGTTTTTGAGAATATGGCACCCGGAAAATATGGGTTGATTGTATCGATGAACGAATATCAATCTCAGGAAATCGCTGTTGTTGTTAAGAAGAATTTAAAAGAGAAAATTGTTGTTACATTAAGTTCCAATTCGGTTGCACTAAATTCGGTTGATCTCTTTACTAAAACAGTCGAAACCAAAGTCAGGGAACAACCGTTTGCTGTCTCTGTTATTAATACAAAGAAACTGGCAGAACGCGATGTAGATTTAAACCGTCTGATGGACGGAACGTCCGGGATTCGTGTACAGGAAACAGGAGGTATGGGTTCTGAATTTAACTATTCGATTAACGGATTGTCGGGCAAGGCAGTAAAGATTTTTATAGATGGAATTCCTATGGAAAGCTTTGGATCATCCTTTAGTATCAACAATTTTGCAATTAATACGATCGACAGAATCGAAGTTTACAAAGGAGTTACACCCGTTGCTCTTGGTGCCGATGCACTTGGCGGTTCTATAAATCTTGTGAGCCGTACCCGTCTTAAAAATTATCTGGATCTCTCGCAGACAATAGGCACTTTTAATACGTATCGCACCGCATTATCAGGAAAATGGAGAGCTAAATCCGGTTTTACGGTACAAACCAATTCTTTTTATAATTACTCCGATAATAACTACCAAGTATGGGGACCAACAGTTGAGGTTGCAGAGGCAGACGGTAGAGTAGTTCCCGGTTATCCAAGATTTAGAAGGTTTAATGACGATTATAAATCATATACCATAAAAACAGATGTTGGATTTACCAACGTCAAGTGGGCAGATGTTTTTTTATTTGGATTGACTTTGTCAGATCAGGATCGGGGCATACAGACCGGGAGAACGATGGCCTATGTGTATGGAGATGTACGATATAAGGAGAAATTTGTGATGCCTTCTGTAAGATATTCTAAGAAAGGATTTTTGTTCTCCAATTTGAATGTTGATTTATATGCTTCTATAAATAAATTAAGAGGTACTACAACAGATACAAGCTCGTACAAATACAATTGGAGAGGAGAGCCAACAGGAACGGTAGCAAATGGAGAACTGGGTGGACATAAAGCATCAAAATCAATATATTCTTTTCAGGATAATACCAGGTTGGCGAGAGTAAATTTTGCGTACCAAATTAAGTCCAATCAACAGGTTAATTTTAATTATGTTTTCAGCGGTATTTCAAGAAAAGGCAGCGATGCAATTGCTACAGCAGAATGGACAATACCGTTTAGAAATCCTCAGGACCTGAACAAACATATTGCAGGTTTGTCTTATGAAATTACTTCTTTTAATGACCGATGGTCAAATGTTTTCTTTGCGAAGTATTTTGCCTACAATGCCAATACAGTTGATTATGACTACAAGAACGGTGCTTCTCAGGAATTGATTTATCTCAACACCAAAGATAATGTATCCACTTTTGGTTATGCGTCTAAATTATTGCTTCCAAACGAATATACTGTAAAGGTTTCTGTAGAGAATGCAGCAAGGCTACCGGAAGCGGCTGAACTTTTGGGTAATGGAAACACTATTTTAAACGCACCTGATTTACAGCCTGAAAGAAGTTTTAATGCCAATGCCTCCCTTCAAAAAACGATAGATAGTGATACACAGCATTTGAACTTGGGTTTTAACCTGTTTTTCCGAAATACAAAAAATTTGATTTGGCTGGCTGAAGGTGATTTGTTTGGAACAGCCCGTTATGAAAATTTAGGAAAAATACAAACACTTGGAGTTGAATTCGAAGCAAACTATGCCCGTCAGCAATGGTTTGAGTTGGCATTCAATTTTACCTATCAGGATATTAGAAACATGCAGCGTTTTGAAACAAATGGTGCGCGAAATTATGTTTATCAGGACAGATTGCGTAATACACCTTATTTAATGGGAAATGCTGAGGTTAGATTGTTCCTGGATCATTTATTTCAAATGAAACACAAAATTTCATTTTTTGCCAGTACCCATTATGTACATCAATATTATTTGGGTTGGCCAAGTTTGGGAGCTCCTCCTGATAAGCTGTACGTTCCTACACAATTTGTACAGGATGCAGGTCTGGGGTATACTTTTGGAGAGGGCCGTTATAGCCTAAATGCAGTCTGTCGTAACCTCTTTGACAAACAGGTTTATGATAATTACTTACTGCAAAAACCAGGTAGATTTTTCAGTCTGAAACTAAGATATCTTTTACAATAA
- a CDS encoding OsmC family protein has translation MAFKHLFKATAKWTSKQNPELTSRFYSKSHTISLEGKPILEVSAAKAFKGDPSLYNPEDLLLSSLVSCHMMSYLYVCSQNGIEVLAYSDNAEATLEVNPDGSGRFTEVRLNPKVTIANSDKVEVAVALHKKANQLCFIANSCNFPVVHHASCEVI, from the coding sequence ATGGCATTCAAACATCTTTTCAAAGCAACGGCAAAATGGACATCAAAACAAAATCCGGAATTAACTTCCCGATTTTACAGCAAAAGCCATACAATTTCATTGGAAGGAAAACCGATTTTAGAGGTGTCGGCAGCAAAAGCTTTCAAGGGTGATCCGTCCTTATACAATCCCGAAGATTTACTGTTGAGTAGTTTGGTTTCCTGCCATATGATGTCTTACCTGTATGTCTGCTCCCAAAACGGAATTGAAGTTTTAGCATATTCCGACAATGCCGAAGCAACGCTAGAAGTAAATCCTGATGGCAGTGGTCGTTTTACAGAAGTTCGTTTAAATCCAAAAGTAACGATTGCCAATTCAGATAAAGTTGAAGTAGCGGTTGCATTGCACAAAAAAGCCAACCAATTGTGTTTTATTGCCAATTCCTGCAATTTTCCGGTTGTGCATCATGCAAGTTGTGAGGTAATTTAA
- a CDS encoding RNA polymerase sigma-70 factor, with protein MFVDIFNFMKEEYLNINAKNFPELYDQYWNELFCFSRHHTGDEEAAKEIVQQIFISIWERREKLQIQTSIRAYLYGATKLKILEYHRKQATKKEYESAHLTENNTVSNNTEEHMLHKDLLRELQAAINGLPERCRQVYLMSREEGMDNRSIAASLVITEKAVEGNITRALRHIRDHLKIFRSSLIFFTTLCRVSEDLCNYIII; from the coding sequence ATGTTTGTAGATATTTTTAATTTTATGAAAGAGGAATATCTAAACATCAATGCTAAAAACTTTCCGGAATTATATGATCAGTATTGGAATGAGCTATTTTGTTTTTCCCGACATCATACAGGTGACGAAGAAGCAGCAAAAGAAATCGTTCAGCAGATTTTTATCAGTATTTGGGAAAGGCGCGAAAAACTGCAAATTCAAACTTCAATTAGAGCCTACCTCTATGGGGCAACAAAGCTCAAGATATTAGAGTATCACCGGAAGCAGGCTACCAAAAAAGAATACGAGAGTGCTCATCTTACAGAGAACAACACCGTTTCTAACAATACCGAAGAACATATGCTGCATAAGGATTTGCTTCGGGAATTACAGGCTGCTATAAATGGGCTTCCGGAACGCTGTCGACAGGTATATCTAATGAGCAGAGAAGAGGGAATGGACAATCGTTCTATAGCCGCTTCGCTTGTCATTACAGAAAAAGCCGTTGAAGGAAACATTACAAGAGCGCTCAGACATATTCGTGACCATTTAAAAATTTTTCGCAGTTCGCTTATTTTTTTTACAACTCTATGTAGGGTTAGTGAAGACTTGTGCAACTACATAATTATATAA
- a CDS encoding DUF4374 domain-containing protein translates to MKTLIKKSSLLFFSALLLSAVTSCSSKSDEVEVQSAQHFTVASWTQELQYLASVPTLTEGSLTFKGKGLEANGSRYIWHKQYVYLMNLPLKKFIQYEMGKDGSLKEKAAILTDGVVPNYFQSLNIVDDNTMLVFGGLDVNNGTVGWARIKLNEFVIEAKGTIAVPYDAANSGVQFSVGKAFVDNGKLVLGGYFYDNIGKTYAVDGVRALVYDYPAMTNMKVIKSTATEGGVGYDYLHSLDKDEEGNHYFVASAGKFWTGIGGKSGVVRIKKGTAEFDKDFFIDVTTPLGKQACLMGINYVGNGIAIGTIQYEELMTSVRDRLKNVGQLVKIDLKNKTVSLINTPLSPVAMVRSPLVLNGKYYTAITPVDAPAAAAIYEVDPATGTFKKGLSLDGGGSVNVQLIAPHPTK, encoded by the coding sequence ATGAAAACGCTCATTAAAAAATCATCCCTTCTTTTCTTTTCTGCTCTTTTACTATCGGCAGTCACCTCTTGCAGTTCAAAATCAGATGAGGTTGAAGTACAAAGTGCTCAGCATTTCACGGTGGCAAGCTGGACTCAGGAATTACAATATTTGGCTTCTGTGCCTACACTAACAGAAGGATCTCTGACTTTTAAAGGAAAAGGACTGGAAGCTAACGGCTCCCGATATATTTGGCACAAACAATATGTCTATTTGATGAATCTTCCGTTAAAGAAATTCATTCAATATGAAATGGGTAAAGACGGTAGTTTAAAAGAAAAAGCCGCTATACTTACAGATGGTGTAGTGCCAAATTATTTTCAATCGCTAAATATTGTTGATGATAATACCATGTTGGTTTTCGGAGGATTAGATGTTAATAATGGTACAGTAGGCTGGGCAAGAATCAAACTAAACGAGTTTGTAATCGAGGCAAAAGGAACTATTGCAGTACCTTATGATGCAGCAAACTCAGGCGTTCAGTTTTCTGTTGGAAAAGCGTTTGTAGACAATGGTAAACTTGTTCTGGGAGGTTATTTCTACGATAATATAGGAAAAACATACGCAGTTGACGGTGTAAGAGCTTTGGTTTACGATTATCCGGCGATGACCAATATGAAAGTGATTAAAAGTACCGCTACAGAAGGTGGAGTTGGTTACGATTACTTGCACTCCTTAGATAAAGATGAAGAAGGAAATCATTATTTCGTAGCCAGTGCCGGTAAATTCTGGACAGGAATAGGGGGAAAATCAGGTGTTGTACGAATTAAAAAAGGTACAGCAGAATTTGATAAAGACTTTTTTATAGATGTAACGACACCACTAGGAAAACAAGCCTGCTTGATGGGTATAAACTATGTAGGTAATGGTATTGCAATTGGTACGATACAATACGAAGAATTAATGACTTCGGTAAGAGACCGTTTAAAAAATGTAGGTCAGTTAGTAAAGATTGATTTGAAAAATAAAACAGTTTCGCTGATCAACACCCCGTTAAGTCCGGTTGCTATGGTGCGCTCACCATTGGTACTTAATGGAAAGTATTACACAGCAATTACTCCTGTTGACGCTCCGGCTGCAGCTGCCATCTACGAAGTAGACCCTGCAACGGGAACATTCAAAAAAGGTCTTTCTCTAGACGGAGGAGGTTCTGTTAATGTTCAATTAATAGCGCCCCACCCAACTAAATAA
- a CDS encoding phage integrase SAM-like domain-containing protein, protein MKIRYFVIKGKSELSSIYVRFWDSNRIDQKSRTGLTVKFSEWSETKEQVKISVSTPQKDFINSKLRNLENYLLEEYNIDYNTQQNINSVWLKEKIKKFFGRADKDELYKIYFTDWVKKFIDDSPQRLYKGNPISPRTIQHHTTAKNKLINYERHSRKRLRFQDINLEFYRDFLFYCRNFEKLNDNTFGTQIAILKTWCKNIEIEGLSISQEYKHSEFRVLTSLTKDVYLTEKEINAVCCYDFSYSERLDNVRDNFIFGLRTGLRISDFLKLEKFNFIGDFIEIITQKTAHPVVIPMHQQIKAILEKRKGNLPAQISDQKFNEYVKEVCKVVGFTEMIEGAKMVNKKEEKGFFPDEAILSKNKNRKETGRYPKYELITSHTCRRSFASNLYGKLPNMTIMAITGHKTETQFLKYIKITPRENAEKLKEHWENENNS, encoded by the coding sequence ATGAAAATTCGATATTTTGTTATAAAAGGTAAATCTGAGTTATCCAGCATTTATGTTAGGTTTTGGGATAGCAATAGAATAGACCAAAAATCACGTACGGGACTAACTGTAAAATTTAGCGAGTGGAGCGAAACTAAAGAACAAGTAAAAATTAGTGTTTCAACTCCTCAAAAAGATTTCATTAACAGCAAACTTCGTAATTTAGAAAATTATCTTTTAGAAGAGTACAATATCGACTACAATACCCAGCAGAATATAAATAGTGTTTGGCTAAAAGAGAAAATAAAAAAATTCTTTGGACGAGCTGATAAAGATGAACTTTACAAAATCTATTTTACGGATTGGGTAAAAAAGTTCATTGACGATTCACCACAAAGGCTTTATAAGGGCAATCCTATTTCTCCAAGAACAATCCAACATCATACAACTGCAAAAAATAAACTTATCAATTACGAAAGGCATTCTAGAAAAAGACTTCGTTTTCAAGATATAAATTTAGAGTTTTATAGGGATTTTTTATTTTACTGCCGAAATTTTGAAAAATTAAACGATAATACTTTTGGAACACAAATTGCAATTTTAAAAACATGGTGCAAGAACATAGAAATTGAGGGATTATCAATAAGCCAAGAGTACAAACACTCAGAATTTAGAGTACTTACAAGTCTGACAAAAGATGTTTATCTCACAGAAAAGGAAATAAATGCAGTCTGTTGTTATGACTTTAGTTACTCTGAACGATTGGATAATGTGAGGGATAATTTTATTTTTGGGTTGCGTACAGGATTAAGAATTTCAGATTTTTTAAAATTAGAAAAATTCAATTTTATAGGGGATTTCATAGAGATTATTACCCAAAAAACTGCTCACCCTGTTGTTATACCAATGCACCAGCAAATTAAAGCCATTTTAGAAAAGCGAAAGGGTAATTTACCAGCCCAAATTTCTGACCAAAAATTTAACGAATATGTAAAGGAAGTTTGTAAAGTTGTTGGTTTCACTGAAATGATTGAAGGTGCAAAAATGGTCAATAAAAAAGAGGAAAAGGGCTTTTTTCCTGATGAGGCTATTCTATCAAAAAACAAGAATCGTAAAGAGACCGGGAGATATCCCAAATACGAACTTATAACCTCGCATACTTGCCGTCGTTCTTTTGCGTCTAATTTGTACGGAAAACTGCCAAATATGACAATCATGGCTATAACTGGACATAAGACAGAGACACAATTTTTAAAATACATAAAAATTACTCCGAGAGAAAACGCCGAAAAATTAAAAGAGCATTGGGAAAATGAAAACAATTCCTGA